A single Lolium perenne isolate Kyuss_39 chromosome 6, Kyuss_2.0, whole genome shotgun sequence DNA region contains:
- the LOC127308916 gene encoding adenosylhomocysteinase, translated as MALSVEKTSSGREYKVKDLSQADFGRLELDLAEVEMPGLMACRAEFGPAQPFKGARISGSLHMTIQTAVLIETLTALGAEVRWCSCNIFSTQDHAAAAIARDSAAVFAWKGETLEEYWWCTERCLDWGAGGGPDLIVDDGGDATLLIHEGVKAEEAFEKSGTVPDPESTDNPEFKIVLTIIRDGLKTDVRRYRKMKERLVGVSEETTTGVKRLYQMQESGALLFPAINVNDSVTKSKFDNLYGCRHSLPDGLMRATDVMIAGKVAVVCGYGDVGKGCAAALKQAGARVIVTEIDPICALQALMEGIQILTLEDVVSDADIFVTTTGNKDIIMVDHMRKMKNNAIVCNIGHFDNEIDMNGLETYPGVKRITIKPQTDRWVFPETKTGIIVLAEGRLMNLGCATGHPSFVMSCSFTNQVIAQLELWNERKSGKYEKKVYVLPKHLDEKVAALHLGKLGAKLTKLTKSQSDYISIPVEGPYKPAAYRY; from the exons ATGGCGCTCTCCGTGGAGAAGACCTCGTCGGGGCGGGAGTACAAGGTCAAGGACCTCTCGCAGGCCGACTTCGGCCGCCTGGAGCTCGACCTGGCGGAGGTCGAGATGCCGGGCCTCATGGCCTGCCGCGCCGAGTTCGGCCCCGCGCAGCCCTTCAAGGGCGCCCGCATCTCCGGCTCGCTCCACATGACCATCCAGACCGCCGTCCTCATCGAGACGCTCACCGCGCTCGGCGCCGAGGTGCGCTGGTGCTCCTGCAACATCTTCTCCACGCAggaccacgccgccgccgccatcgcgcgcGACTCCGCCGCCGTCTTCGCCTGGAAGGGCGAGACGCTCGAGGAGTACTGGTGGTGCACCGAGCGCTGCCTCGACTGGGGCGCCGGCGGCGGCCCCGACCTCATcgtcgacgacggcggcgacgccACCCTGCTCATCCACGAGGGGGTGAAAGCCGAGGAGGCGTTCGAGAAGTCCGGCACCGTCCCCGACCCCGAGTCCACCGACAACCCCGAGTTCAAGATCGTCCTCACCATCATCCGCGACGGCCTCAAGACCGACGTCAGGAGGTACCGCAAGATGAAGGAGAGGCTCGTCGGTGTGTCTGAGGAGACCACCACAGGTGTCAAGAGGCTCTACCAGATGCAGGAGTCCGGCGCGCTCCTCTTCCCCGCCATCAACGTCAACGACTCTGTCACCAAGAGCAAG TTTGACAACCTTTACGGTTGCCGTCACTCCCTCCCTGACGGTCTCATGAGGGCCACTGATGTCATGATCGCCGGCAAGGTTGCTGTGGTCTGCGGTTACGGTGACGTTGGCAAGGGCTGTGCTGCCGCGCTCAAGCAGGCTGGTGCCCGCGTCATTGTTACAGAGATCGACCCCATCTGTGCCCTGCAGGCCCTGATGGAGGGCATCCAGATCCTCACCCTGGAGGACGTCGTCTCGGATGCTGACATCTTCGTGACCACCACGGGCAACAAGGACATCATCATGGTTGACCACATGAGGAAGATGAAGAACAACGCCATCGTCTGCAACATTGGCCACTTCGACAACGAGATCGACATGAATGGCCTCGAGACCTACCCCGGCGTCAAGCGCATCACCATCAAGCCCCAGACCGACCGCTGGGTGTTCCCCGAGACCAAGACCGGCATCATTGTCCTTGCTGAGGGTCGCCTGATGAACCTTGGGTGCGCCACTGGCCACCCCAGCTTCGTCATGTCCTGCTCATTCACTAACCAG GTCATTGCTCAGCTTGAGTTGTGGAACGAGAGGAAGTCTGGCAAGTACGAGAAGAAGGTGTACGTTCTCCCCAAGCACCTCGATGAGAAGGTCGCGGCCCTCCACCTGGGCAAGCTCGGCGCCAAGCTGACCAAGCTCACCAAGTCCCAGTCTGACTACATCAGCATCCCGGTCGAGGGTCCTTACAAGCCCGCTGCCTACAGGTACTAG